A genomic segment from Nitrospira sp. encodes:
- a CDS encoding Glycosyl transferase, group 1 has translation MLRKLFRYLQRFPTYLFIREVFEAIRAVGKQFHGGVVSIETRGTAKGNVLISYDNEGLLCKIRGKPIPTSHPQIYKTMVMAQVFVDLGYAVDVIHCANQKFMPWKPYDVMIDIRGNLQRLRPYLPPGCIKILHCDTAHVVYQNAAEMTRILALQGRTGVSVPQNRLEGLHLGVEHADYLTTCGNEFTMKTYAYAGKPIFRLPMVVQKMWPWPDEKNFEASRRRFLWFGSRGMVHKGLDVVLEAFVQLPEYQLTVIGPVLDEPEFVEIYRKALFHTPNIKCVGWLDKFSDEFGAMLHQAVAHIFPSCSEAGAASVLETMAAGVIPLVTYEASIDVENFGVLLEDASSVTIMRHVRAIASMSESELRRRAKKAWECAHRNNTPEQFERSYRATVEMLLAKHGK, from the coding sequence ACTGTTCCGGTATCTCCAGCGGTTTCCAACCTACCTGTTCATTCGGGAAGTATTCGAAGCAATTCGAGCCGTCGGCAAGCAGTTTCACGGAGGAGTCGTTTCGATCGAAACGAGAGGAACAGCCAAGGGAAACGTTCTGATTTCCTATGACAACGAGGGGTTGCTCTGCAAGATACGTGGAAAGCCGATTCCCACAAGCCATCCACAAATTTACAAGACGATGGTGATGGCGCAGGTGTTTGTCGATCTGGGTTATGCCGTCGATGTCATTCACTGTGCGAATCAGAAATTCATGCCGTGGAAGCCCTATGATGTGATGATTGATATCCGAGGTAATTTGCAGCGGCTCCGACCGTATTTGCCTCCCGGTTGCATCAAGATCCTCCACTGCGATACAGCGCATGTGGTCTATCAAAATGCAGCCGAAATGACACGAATCTTGGCGTTGCAGGGTCGAACAGGGGTTTCTGTCCCTCAGAATCGCCTGGAAGGTCTCCATCTGGGCGTCGAACATGCCGACTACCTGACGACGTGCGGCAATGAGTTCACGATGAAGACCTATGCCTATGCGGGCAAGCCGATTTTTCGGCTGCCCATGGTGGTTCAGAAGATGTGGCCTTGGCCGGATGAGAAAAATTTCGAGGCCTCTCGTCGTCGATTTCTCTGGTTTGGCAGCCGAGGAATGGTTCACAAAGGCCTTGATGTCGTGTTGGAAGCGTTTGTCCAACTGCCGGAATACCAACTCACCGTCATAGGACCGGTGCTTGATGAGCCTGAGTTCGTGGAGATCTATCGCAAGGCGCTTTTTCATACTCCGAACATCAAATGCGTGGGATGGCTCGATAAGTTCAGTGATGAGTTCGGCGCGATGCTGCACCAAGCGGTGGCTCATATTTTCCCGTCCTGTTCGGAGGCAGGTGCAGCCTCAGTGTTGGAGACGATGGCCGCGGGGGTGATTCCATTGGTGACGTATGAAGCCTCCATTGATGTGGAAAATTTCGGTGTTTTGCTTGAAGATGCCTCCAGCGTGACGATCATGCGTCATGTGCGCGCGATTGCCTCAATGTCTGAGAGTGAGTTACGGCGCCGAGCCAAAAAGGCGTGGGAATGTGCGCATAGGAACAATACGCCTGAACAATTCGAACGGTCCTATCGGGCCACCGTTGAGATGCTTCTGGCCAAGCATGGGAAATAG